The genomic interval CCCCGGGCCTGGCCGCGCCATCGCACTTGAACCCGACCGTAACCCCTTTTCACCGTGGGCGGGGAGTGACGGACGCGCGGGGATGGCCGAGTCAGGCCAAAGGCGGCGGACTTAAGATCCGCTCTCGTAGGAGTACGTGGGTTCGAATCCCTCTCCCCGCATCCGCCGACGAGCGGCTTTTCCGCTCGGGGCCCGTTCTCCCGGCAATGACACTCCCCGACAGCGCCGAGCGGGCCTTCGACGCCCACGAGGCGTTCGTACGCGACGCCGACGGCTACGAACTGACGACGACGCGGTTCGACGGCCGCGTCACGGCCGAGGAGACCGAAGAGTGGGCACACCGCTACACGCTCTCCGTGCGCGCGCCGATGCTCTCGGCCGCGGTCGAGGGCGAGGTCGGCCCGGACCTCGAATCCGGCTGGTTCGACACCTTCGCGCTCCGCCTGGAGGACGCGCCCGGCGCGGTCCGCGAGTCGGTCGAACTGGAGACGCTGGACGTGCGCCGGGAGGCCGGGCACGCGGTCGCCGAGTTCGTCTTCGAGTGGGGGAACGCCGACCGCGCGCCCGCCGTGGCGAAGGCGCTCGGCGAGTACGTCGAGGGGACGTACATGGAGGGCGTCGTCCCCGGGTTCGACTACCGCGAGCCGGTAGCGTCGATGCTCTCGACGGCGAGTCAAGGGGAGGGAACGGGGACGCCGCTGTAGCGGCGCGGGGGAGGGTTACTCCATCGCGACGTAGGTGTGGGTGTCCTCGACGCCGTCGAGGTTCCGCACCGTCGTCGCGGCTATCTCGCGCACCTCGGCCGGCGACTCGACCCGGACCTTGGC from Halosegnis marinus carries:
- a CDS encoding DUF5813 family protein, encoding MTLPDSAERAFDAHEAFVRDADGYELTTTRFDGRVTAEETEEWAHRYTLSVRAPMLSAAVEGEVGPDLESGWFDTFALRLEDAPGAVRESVELETLDVRREAGHAVAEFVFEWGNADRAPAVAKALGEYVEGTYMEGVVPGFDYREPVASMLSTASQGEGTGTPL
- a CDS encoding Lrp/AsnC family transcriptional regulator — protein: MVKAHTGDADRLRDEVAAVEGVESVHIVAGDVDLIAKVRVESPAEVREIAATTVRNLDGVEDTHTYVAME